A single Phragmites australis chromosome 4, lpPhrAust1.1, whole genome shotgun sequence DNA region contains:
- the LOC133916198 gene encoding uncharacterized protein LOC133916198, translating into MSSVCVKPGGVGYFGGVRCQRRSRIRVSAAAAAAPPRGTMYEVLAVEETAKPEEIKAAYRRAARRWHPDACPGSAERFIRAREAYEVLCDPERRRGYDIQLRCGGGDPGSAGYRAARRAGFADWEAQLAGLQWRAAGRRTGGETWGSKMRRAASQPFR; encoded by the coding sequence ATGAGCTCTGTGTGCGTGAAGCCCGGGGGCGTGGGGTACTTCGGCGGGGTGAGGTGCCAGCGGCGGTCGCGGATACGGGTgtcggctgcggcggcggccgcgccgcCGAGGGGGACGATGTACGAGGTGCTGGCGGTGGAGGAGACGGCGAAGCCCGAGGAGATCAAGGCCGCGTACAGGCGCGCCGCACGGCGGTGGCACCCGGACGCGTGCCCTGGCAGTGCCGAACGGTTCATTCGGGCGCGGGAGGCCTACGAGGTGCTCTGCGACCCCGAGCGCAGGCGCGGCTACGACATCCAGCTCCGGTGCGGTGGCGGCGACCCCGGGAGCGCCGGATACCGCGCGGCGAGGCGCGCGGGGTTTGCCGACTGGGAGGCGCAGTTGGCCGGGCTGCAGTGGCGCGCGGCGGGACGGCGCACAGGCGGGGAGACGTGGGGCAGCAAGATGCGCCGGGCGGCCTCGCAGCCGTTCCGGTAG